One window from the genome of Thermodesulfovibrionales bacterium encodes:
- a CDS encoding GYD domain-containing protein, whose product MPYYVILSTLTDEGRKTIKQNPERILEVVKELGGMGVKVHEQYAVLGPYDFVNIVEAPDNETIMKVSMHVGSRGSVQLLTLAALPVEEFIKKIK is encoded by the coding sequence ATGCCTTATTACGTAATTCTCAGTACGCTGACCGATGAAGGACGGAAGACGATCAAGCAGAACCCCGAAAGGATCCTCGAGGTTGTCAAGGAACTCGGAGGCATGGGAGTGAAAGTCCATGAACAGTATGCTGTCCTCGGTCCCTATGATTTTGTGAACATTGTGGAGGCCCCTGACAACGAGACGATCATGAAGGTCTCCATGCATGTCGGTTCGAGAGGGTCGGTCCAGCTCTTAACCCTTGCCGCGTTGCCGGTGGAGGAATTCATTAAGAAGATAAAATAG
- a CDS encoding cofactor-independent phosphoglycerate mutase, with translation MKYIVIIGDGMADRPLKELGGKTPLQAAFTPNMDRLAREGVIGSVRTIPAGFHPGSDVANLSILGYDPKVFYSGRAPLEAASMGIELKEDDVAYRCNLVTLKFDRQKNHAVMEDYSGGHISTEEAGAMIKEIDRELGTETISFYPGVSYRHLMVWRHGTSDIECVPPHDITGKEISDYLPCGEGEEVIRDLMRRSVGVLEGNQINKERISKGKRPANSIWLWGQGRKPKMPTFREKYALSGALVSAVDLTKGLGVYAGFEILRVPGVTGYIDTNYIGKAEYSLKALEEVDFVYIHVEAPDEAGHSGNCRDKVRAVEDFDALVVGTVLSGAKAFDEYRILLMPDHATPTEVRTHTEEPVPFVIYDSRRMRKNEGAAYDESLMERKDAMVVEEGHRLMDYFIRGR, from the coding sequence ACACCCCTTCAGGCTGCCTTCACCCCGAATATGGACCGCCTCGCGAGAGAAGGGGTTATCGGCTCTGTCAGAACCATTCCTGCTGGTTTCCATCCGGGATCTGACGTCGCGAACCTCAGCATCCTCGGGTATGACCCCAAGGTCTTCTACAGCGGCCGTGCGCCTCTCGAGGCAGCCAGCATGGGCATAGAGTTGAAAGAAGATGATGTGGCTTACCGGTGCAATCTTGTCACCCTGAAATTCGATAGGCAAAAGAACCATGCGGTGATGGAGGATTACAGCGGAGGGCATATATCTACGGAAGAGGCCGGGGCCATGATAAAGGAGATCGACCGGGAACTCGGGACAGAGACAATCTCTTTCTATCCCGGTGTCAGTTATCGCCATCTCATGGTCTGGCGTCATGGCACATCGGACATTGAATGTGTTCCTCCTCACGATATAACCGGGAAAGAGATCTCGGACTATCTTCCCTGTGGAGAAGGTGAAGAGGTCATACGGGATCTCATGAGAAGGTCGGTGGGGGTCCTCGAAGGCAATCAGATAAACAAGGAGCGCATAAGCAAAGGAAAGAGGCCCGCCAACAGCATCTGGCTCTGGGGACAGGGGAGAAAACCGAAGATGCCGACCTTCAGGGAAAAGTATGCCCTTTCCGGCGCACTCGTCTCAGCAGTGGACCTGACAAAGGGGCTCGGCGTATACGCAGGGTTTGAGATCCTCAGGGTCCCTGGCGTAACAGGCTATATCGATACGAACTATATCGGAAAGGCCGAGTATTCTCTGAAGGCCCTCGAGGAAGTCGATTTTGTCTATATCCATGTCGAGGCCCCTGATGAGGCGGGGCATTCAGGGAATTGCCGGGACAAGGTAAGGGCCGTCGAAGACTTTGATGCCCTGGTCGTCGGCACGGTTCTCAGCGGGGCAAAGGCCTTTGATGAATACCGGATATTGCTTATGCCGGACCACGCGACGCCGACAGAGGTGAGAACTCATACCGAAGAACCCGTGCCCTTTGTGATATATGACAGCAGAAGGATGAGGAAGAATGAAGGCGCCGCATACGATGAGTCCCTCATGGAGAGGAAGGACGCCATGGTCGTTGAAGAGGGACATAGGCTTATGGACTATTTCATTCGGGGCCGTTAA